The DNA region CCATACATCGGTTCTTAGTCTGAAAGGCTTTGGAATCGTGAGCTTAGGCTTTGTATTATACTTGACGCGGGTATTATTAGCCGAAACAGTCTTGCCATTAAAACAGTTATCCGCTATTATTGTCATCGCCTGGTTCAGTAGAAAGCACATCAGCAACACTTAATACATACCATAACATACGAGAAATCAAAGTATACACAAAGAGAAACTGAGCTACCTTTTGAGTGGTTTCGCAAGTCTCTTTATTGCCAAAGACTTTCCTGCGAGGTTTTCAGACAAGACAACAGAAAGAATATCTATCTCGTGAAGATGGGAGGAAAACATAATCCTAAGCTAAAGCAAATAAACAACATTTTCCACACCTGTCTGAAGAGTTTTCCTTGTCATCCCTTTGTTTTGCATTTGTAACATTTTCGTTGTCATCACACTCCAAAGGTAATGCATTTTCCTTTCCTTCAATATGAAGTTGCTTTGATGTATGTAGTCCACTCTCCTTTACTGAAGCAGGATCTTCTCTGGCTTGGGGTTGATCGTCTATGTTAGTCTTCAATCTAACCAGCTTCTTTGGGGAAGCAAACACCAAAGACTTAGCAACAACTACTCTGTTTTCCAACGCTCTAGTAGTAGTAGATGCAGCTCTCGGATCCTGAACGCTCCTAAAACCAGCTGGACTCTTATGCGTTTGCTTCTTTCGCTCAGTTAATGCCTTGTTTGTGGATACTTCTTTTGGTCTCATAGTGCAACCATTAGGCTTGTGAGGAATAGATGAGATCATAGCCAATCTAGAGACGCGTGATCTTGAAGGCTTTGCAGGAACCGTGTCGGGGCATTTAGGATCAACACTGTAATAACAATGTAACGTTAAATACACACACACTACAGTGATAAAAAACACACGTCTCAAGGTTGTAGTTTCATGTACCTGAAGTCCTTTCTGTACAGAGCTTTACGAAGACGAACACTTGGACTCCTCGCTGCCATTACCTAGTAATGTTCATCAACATCAAAGTTCTTAATCTTGAGATGAATCTCTTAATAGAAATCAACTCAAAGGCAGATAAAAGaaaggtttgattttttttttttggcagctGACCCGAAGAACGAATCTTTTGTAGATGGCTTCCGAATCCATAAACTCTTCATGTTTCTGATCACATCCTAATACACACATTATCACCATGATGAAGCCAAAAGGGGATCAAATCGAGAAAAAGATGTTCACTGAAACCCTAATTTAGCAATTTTCAGACCGATTACTATAATAAACCAAAAGGATCTATGAAACATTTGTGACAAAAGGAGAGCGGTTGAGATGCTAACCGACTCTGGAACAGAACCAGTAACGATCGTCTccttctgggagatgatggtcTGGGGAGGTAAGGTCAACAAACTTGGGTGCTTGTATCGTCTCGTAGAAGTCTTCTTCCTTGAACTCCTCCACTATCATATGCTCGATTTCCTCCATTAACACcaactatagtttttttttttttgcacagagagagagagagagaggagagcaGTGTCGTGGACCTCGTGGTTTACGAGCTCAGACACGAAGATGAAGCGTTCTTTCACAAAGTAGCCGTTAGGAGGAAAGaggattctttttttttttccttgtaaaAAATGGTCTCTTTATAGGGTTTTTTTCGTCAGTACAGGGGTCTTGATTTTTGAGCTCCAAACGCTTCGTTTCATTGTAGCAAAAGCTCTTCTGCATTACATAATGGGAAGACGACGTATTTCCCCACCATAACTATGGCATAGTAATAAATGTACACAAAGTTTCGAGGTCGTCCTAATTGCACACCATCAAAGTTTGACAACCATTTTCCACATAATAGGAAAGTTCGAACCTCGTTTCCACCTAATCTTTCTAAATCAAACTAATATCAACAAATGTCGGTTTAAAATTGGTTAAAGTTCCCTAAACCTAAGCTTAACCAATCGCTTACTTAACTAAACCAAAAACTACCCAATTATAACCcgattagaaaataaaaacccGATTAAACAACTAAACCAACCAACCCAGAACCCGATTAGAAACCCTAAATCACCAATCTGTCCTGAAGAACATATGTcgtcttcctctctctctttcgatTGTGCTCCTCTGATTGTCTCTGATTGTGTTTAGTCTAGGTAATTtcgacatctctctctctctctctctctctctctctctcNNNNNNNNNNNNNNNNNNNNNNNNNNNNNNNNNNNNNNNNNNNNNNNNNNNNNNNNNNNNNNNNNNNNNNNNNNNNNNNNNNNNNNNNNNNNNNNNNNNNCACCATTTAGAAAAGCTGTttttacatccatttgatggAATTTCTAAGTCTCTTAAGGCTGCGATTAGCTATCATCGACCTTATAGATGTTATTCTGGGTTACTGGAAAATATGTATCAAAATAGTAAAAGCCTTCCTTTGCCGGAACCCTTGAACTACAAGCCTAGCTTTATATTTTCCACCAGGTTTTTGTGTCATGTATCCCATCTATTACCTAATGTATTGCAGCCAGGTGGTAAATCCGGTAACGTACCATGTGTAATTTTGCATGATAGAAATCGAATTCACTTTGACAGCTTCATTCCAAAACGGAGCTTCGGGTGAAGCCATAGCTTCTGCCGAAGTTTTTGGAACATTTCTACTAGAAATGACAATGCCATTAGGGAAATCATCACCAAAAGATTTCTCCTTTCGAGCTCTGTTTGCTTCTCCGAGgttcatctttttcttcattttctgagATATCATTTATAGAACTTTCAACGTTGTTGTCTCAATTTCTGAGTCCTATCCGTTGTCTCTTTGCTCTCTGGTTTCGTTTTGAACCATGTTTTTCCTTGTAaggaaaaatattttcgaaGAAAAGATGCGCTTTCTTGACTCCCATGACTGAATTTTTATGGATGTCTGATATTTCAGATTCATGTACCAGAGAACCGATACGCAGTACTATTATGTGCATATCCGATGAAAATGCAATCCACTGTTTTAGGTCCAATAGTGACCTTTTTTGGTGGCGCCGGCAAACTTTTGCCAAGCACCCCCACACTTTGAGGTATTTATACGAAGGTAATATACCTTTCCATAGTTCATATGGGTTTTGCCAGTTATTTTGTGTGGAATCTTGTTGAGGATATAATTAGTGGTAAGCAATGCTTCCCCCCACATGTTCTGGGGTGACCCAGATTCCTGCAACATtgcattcatcatctctttaagaGTTCGATTTTtcgttcagcaactccattagaTTCTGGTGAATAAGGGGCTGTAGTTTGATGTATATTCCATGTTCTTACAAAATGAATTGAATGGACCATCATACTCGCCTCCTCTGTCGCTTCTAACTACTTTAATAGTTGTTTTAAGCTGATTTCGACTCGAGTTTAAATTCTTTGAATTTATCTAAGGTTCATCTTTGCTATGTAAAAGATAAACATAACAATATTTGTGCAGTCATCTATGAAGGTCACAAAGTACTTTTTCCCACCTCTAGTTGGCATGTAttttaaatcacataaatcagtGTGAATTAAATCTAGAGGTTTAATTAGTTCTTCAAACACGAGGTGAGGGCGTTTTTGTGAGCTTAGCCTGTACGCAAACTtcacatttttgtttacttgttttaaatttgggaattaaattaaattcattaatcttgtatagatttattatttacatggcCTAATCTTAGTGCCATATATTATAAAAGACTCAACCAAATAGCAACTGGCTCTTTCTTATTCATTGAAATTTCGGAGCTACAACTTTCGGAGGACGGTCATACATTCAACTTGACCAGTCCATCCTAACATAACCCTTTTCCAATACATCCCATTCTTCTAATCACGAGCTTATCCGCCTCAAAACTTGTGGCGAATCCATTCTTGCTGAGCAAGGTTCCCGAGACCAGGTTTTTCTCATGTCAGGCACATGCTTCACATTTGTCAGAGTGACCTCACGTCCAGATGTCATCTTCAAAAATCACATTGCCGCGTCCTTCAATCTTGGAGACTGCAGTGTTCCCCATCCTGAGCTTCTCCTGAGTCTTGCTTTTCTGATAGGTGCTGAACATCGCCCTATCAGTGCAAATGTGGGTGGTTGCACCAGTGTCATACCACCATTCCCTGGGGTTGTTGCTTTCAACCATGTTGGCTTCAGTCACACAACAGCAACAAGATCCTCCTCAGTGAGATTTGCCTGAGCCTTCTCATCTTTGATCTTCTTGCGACACTCAGCAGTCTTGTGTCCCACTTTGTTGCAGTAGTGACACTTCCCCTTGAATCTCTCCACATTCGCATTGATTCAATGCCtttgttcttgaagttttttccaGTAGTCTTCAGTGCTGCAGCAGTTTTCGAAGGCTTTGCTGGAGAATGAGCGTGTGCCTTTCCTTTGCCTTTGTGCTCAGCCATGTTGACACTATGCTCCTTAGCATTGATCTTGTCAGCAATTCGGTTCCTGGATTCCATCTGAAGCCTCATGATAAAGCTCCTCAAaggcctcttcttcttcttgtgcttcagGTAGTTCTTGAAATCCGCATAGCTTGGAGGAGCTTTTCAATGAAGCTGAGAGTTGTGAATGTCTCGCAGATGGACATCCCTTCAGCTTTCATTTCATGGCAGATGAGCTGGAACGCTTCCACCTGATCCATGATGGGTTTGAATCCACCATTTTGAAGTCATGAAATTTGCAACCACATACTTCTGGCAGCCAGCGTCCTCACCTCTGTACTTCTTGTCAAGTGATCTCCATAGCTCCTTCGCCGTTGGAATGTCACAGTAGACACGGTACAATGGATCAATGAGGCGACCCAAAATGTAGCCTTTGCAGACGAAGTCAGAATGCACCCAAATGTCAACACTTGCGAGAGTGTGCACATCATCAATCCCGTAAGGGACAAGGGGCTTGTCCTCCTGGATGAACTTGTCCAGCTTCATCGTTGTTAGgaagaacatcatcttcttctgccaCGTTTTGAAGTTTTTGCCATCAAACTGGTCTGGCATCAGTCCTTGAGTGAACAGGCTGGGCACAGACGGAGGAGTTGGTACTGCAACCGGACCACTTGAGGTTCCTAGACCTGAACTCGTTTGATAAAGACCAGCACCGAACAAGCTACGGCGCGTGGTTTCATCAGCACTGTTTCCCGCAGGAATGGTAGTGGTTGTTGTTGCTGCAGCGGTTGAGGAAGCAGGGATGTTTCCAGCGGTAGTCACACCAGATACATCAGTTGCAGCAACGTTGATTGGAGTTTGCGCGATGGTAGTGTCAATCGGGGTGTTGTTTGCATCCGTCATTTTTCTGTTGAGAAAACATGAAAACGGATTAGTACTCCATTCaacaataacaaattattattaattaataataaaaataataatctaaatcgattttcatttttggtgttttgaacCAAATCATATCGATTTAAGTCTGAAAAAACGTTTTGCAAACTCGCTTAAAGCGTTCGCAGAAACCGTTTGTGTAGACTTTTAGATCGTTTCACAAACTCGCTTTATGAAGCGTTCGTGGAAACGATTCGAATACATAACGTTTTGAATAACAAAGTATCTTAAACGTTTCGCGGATGGTGCTAGAGAGCAAAACGCAAACCGTTTTGAGATAGGTAAGAGACGCTTCGCGGAAGTGCTAAAGAGCAGATCGCAAATCCGTTCTAGAACCGTTTACACAACCTTAAAAACCGTTTCATAAATCGTTTTTCAATCCGATTAAAGCTTTAGACAGAAAGCGATAAAGAGTTAAGATTGTAGAAGTCggaaaaccgaatcaaataaaCGATATTATAAATGCGAGATGTTAAGGAAAGAAACGATTGAATATACGAAATAAAACCGGAACGGTAAACGTTTTCACAAACGAtcatggagtcgagatatgatatctctttccttaactctttatattcgctccgtagtgagacgggactgtacgaatatagagtcccaggataaaaccatggcgacgattcacgcttcactcgtgaatGCCCTATCGAACTATACTCTACGAAACACTCTCTAACATACTTACGCTAAGGGAATATTTGCTGGTTTTGATGTGAAAGAAAAAGTGAGAAATGAGAATGGAGGAGAGGCGATATTTAAAGAGTTGGAGACGAGCCACTTTCCGCAATCGTTGCTGCACGTGGGCGAAGATCTCGCGGAGATCGAGGGAAGGTGAGTTGCGAAACTTCTTCCTCAAGACGCGGTCTCTTATCTTTTAAATATCTCGAGAGGATAAACTGCAtgtcgtttttattttctagacaaaCTACTTGtcgtttcaaaaataaaatgcatgttgttttttgagaattaaatgGATCAAAATGTTGGGCTTAACTTGGtccaaaaaaatcttatttattgGGCCAGAGGCCCTCCACGACGACCGACGCCCGCGCCCGGCCCGGACGGCAGCGGCGGCGCGCGCGTGGGGAGCCACTCCTCTCTCTGATTTGGTTAATCAAGTGTAAGTGTGTTGACATATATATGCATGTGAAAACACATTCACTTCCCCGATGTGGGACAAACTTGTTTCCTCTTCATTAACTCAATATAAGGCCATTGATTGGGCCATTTATATTCACACGTTTTCAATTAAACGTAAAGCCCATTGGCTTTGTTTAAATTGATCCAACACTTTAAAGCAAATCTTAACTAGTAAGTGGAGTATAAACCGGTTTAGTATCTAAGTTCCAACATCTTACATGGTCGGTCAATATCAATTTCGGGTGTGATTGTGAAATTGTGATTTATATagttaactaatttatttagttCAGGTGATTAATTGAATTCTCAAGAATAAATACTTTGCTCGctttgcaaagaaaaaaaaaaggaaagaaatactTTGCTCGCtttctagaaaaataaaaatactttgcTCGGACAAAAAGGCAAAGCTACGCCTCCACTGTCTTTTCTCCGTCTTCTCACACCATTTCGAAAATTCTCAAAAACTTTTACACAACACTTTTTCTCGCTTTCTCAACACCCTAAATCCTCCCGATCTATTACAACCTCCGATCAGAAACCATTCCCCCCCCCCGGCGGCGGAGGATGTCGTTTGAGTAATGGTGTGAGAAGTGATTTGTAATCAATGGGCGTAGTAGCTGAGGCGTGGAGGCCGCCGCCTCAGCTGAACAGAGCGGCGGCGGCGGGGGGTTATGGAAGTGGTGGAGATCTTTGTTGTTGTCGGGTGGTCAGCACAAGAGAAGCGTAATGTGGTGGAAATGGGTTTGCGGTTTCATGCTTTTCTCCTTAGCTGTCATCTCTCTCTTCACCGGTCATGTTGTCTCCCACCTCGAGTGGGCCCAGCAACTAAGCAAACGCAGCTTACTTGTATGGTATCCCCCTTTCTTTTACTTCCACTGAGATCAGTTTCTTGTACTAAGATTTGGATATATGTTCAGGATATGAGCCGTAAGGAACCAATTGATGTGTGGAAGTCAAAGTATTCTAAGTTCTTCTATGGATGCAGTGACAGAGGAAATAACTTCCCACGTAAGTGTTTACTACTTTCCAAATTGGTATTTGGATTCTAGTTGGAGAAAGTTTGTGACTTTATTGAGATATACTAGCAAGCAAATTTGGCTTTGCCCTCTTTTTGAGTTTTGTCATAAGTGCTTCCTGGCAACATGCTAGGTTgggaatctttttttttcatcttgtTTTTGGGCATGTGCAGCTGCTGTTCAGGAGCATAAGTCTAATGGGTATTTGCTGATTGCGGCTAGTGGAGGTCTCAACCAGCAAAGAACAGGAGTAAGTGTCCCTTATATCTCTCAACAATACATGTATTAGGATATGCCCAATAAAgtaatacatatatttgtatTGCTCATTGTCTTTTGGAAAATAAATGTTCTCTTCATGAGCAGATAACAGATGCAGTGGTTGTTGCACGGATTCTTAATGCTACTCTAGTTGTACCTGAGTTGGATCACCATTCTTATTGGAAAGATGACAGGTAacaccaagttttttttttggcaaaatgaaCAATGTTTAATGAATGCAAACATATCtgaatttgtttggaaacacaaACATTTTAGTGAAAAGGTTGCTTTTGTTTACTGTGTGCAGTGACTTTAACGACGTTTTTGACGTTAACTGGTTCATCTCTTCCCTCGCAAAAGATGTGACTATAGTAAAGAGAGTTCCTGACAGAGTCATGCGCTCCATGGAGAAACCTCCTTACACCATGCGTGTGCCTCGGAAGTCTACTCCTGAGTATTATCTCGACCAAGTTTTGCCAATTCTCTCGCGGAGACATGTAAGACTCTGTTTCACCTAGTAGCCCCCCACCAAAAGTTCTATactttttgtttcagttttgtaCTGTCAGAGCTTGTTCATGTTTCTTGAAATCTTGCAGGTGTTACAATTGACGAAATTTGACTACAGATTAGCAAATGATCTAGACGAAGGCATGCAAAAGCTGCGGTGCAGGGTCAACTATAACGCTTTAAGATTCACAAAGCGCATACAATCAGTTGGAATGAAAGTGGTCAAGAGGATGAGAAAGATGGCCAAACGTTTTATAGCTGTCCACTTGAGGTTCTCCCATTTTAATAAACAGTCCAGTTTTTAGATTGTTTCTTCTTAATGGTCTTTCATGCACATAACCAAACATTCGTGCATTGCAGGTTTGAGCCTGATATGCTAGCCTTCTCTGGTTGTGACTTTGGCGGCGGTGAAAAAGAGCGAGCTGAGCTGGCAGAGATAAGAAAACGATGGGACACATTGCCTGTGAGTGCACCAATCCCTTCTCCATAGCTTTCTTAAAATCCCACTAGGAGATGCAAACATCTCACTAAGGCAAACCACTGCAGGATCTGGACCCTCTAGAAGAAAGAAAGCGTGGGAAATGCCCACTCACCCCACATGAAGTGGGCTTAATGCTGCGTGCACTCGGTTTCACCAATGACACATACATCTATGTTGCTTCTGGAGAGATATATGGTGGTGAAAAGACACTGAGACCACTCAGAGAGCTGTTTCCAAACTTTTACACCAAGGAAATGCTTGCC from Raphanus sativus cultivar WK10039 chromosome 8, ASM80110v3, whole genome shotgun sequence includes:
- the LOC130499175 gene encoding O-fucosyltransferase 29, which translates into the protein MWWKWVCGFMLFSLAVISLFTGHVVSHLEWAQQLSKRSLLDMSRKEPIDVWKSKYSKFFYGCSDRGNNFPPAVQEHKSNGYLLIAASGGLNQQRTGITDAVVVARILNATLVVPELDHHSYWKDDSDFNDVFDVNWFISSLAKDVTIVKRVPDRVMRSMEKPPYTMRVPRKSTPEYYLDQVLPILSRRHVLQLTKFDYRLANDLDEGMQKLRCRVNYNALRFTKRIQSVGMKVVKRMRKMAKRFIAVHLRFEPDMLAFSGCDFGGGEKERAELAEIRKRWDTLPDLDPLEERKRGKCPLTPHEVGLMLRALGFTNDTYIYVASGEIYGGEKTLRPLRELFPNFYTKEMLANDELKPLLPYSSRLAAIDYIVSDESDVFITNNNGNMAKILAGRRRYMGHKRTIRPNAKKLSALFMDREKMEWQTFAKKVKSCQRGFMGDPDEFKPGRGEFHEYPQACICQRPFSYDKASTDDDDEDIPEEVHNNTSSSAGHGHLSSVDNERDEVFPD
- the LOC108820598 gene encoding uncharacterized protein LOC108820598, coding for MEEIEHMIVEEFKEEDFYETIQAPKFVDLTSPDHHLPEGDDRYWFCSRVGCDQKHEEFMDSEAIYKRFVLRVMAARSPSVRLRKALYRKDFSVDPKCPDTVPAKPSRSRVSRLAMISSIPHKPNGCTMRPKEVSTNKALTERKKQTHKSPAGFRSVQDPRAASTTTRALENRVVVAKSLVFASPKKLVRLKTNIDDQPQAREDPASVKESGLHTSKQLHIEGKENALPLECDDNENVTNAKQRDDKENSSDRKVFGNKETCETTQKAMTIIADNCFNGKTVSANNTRVKYNTKPKLTIPKPFRLRTDERSILKESNMENKPQLVLVEEEETTNILGFHGENLGPKHEPVRLEKNTNFRSKHIRALVRNDASGDLVNCKRVVASGTKKQVGSKRVVTMEETTSVMNGESTEGAIVKKPSVASGEKRPLTVPKGPNFHCIHVPKSCCCTKRMASLV